A genomic stretch from Streptococcus oralis includes:
- a CDS encoding CadD family cadmium resistance transporter, producing the protein MIQNVVTSIILYSGTAVDLLIILMLFFAKRKSRKDIINIYLGQFLGSVSLILLSLLFAFVLNYIPSKEILGLLGLIPIFLGLKVLLLGDSDGEAIAKDGLRKDNKNLIFLVAMITFASCGADNIGVFVPYFITLNLANLIVALLTFLVMIYLLVFSAQKLAQVPSVGETLEKYSRWFIAVVYLGLGMYILIENNSFDMLRTVFG; encoded by the coding sequence ATGATTCAAAATGTTGTTACTTCAATAATCCTGTATTCTGGGACAGCCGTAGACTTACTTATTATCCTAATGTTATTTTTTGCCAAAAGAAAAAGCAGAAAAGACATCATTAACATCTATTTAGGACAATTTCTAGGCTCTGTTAGTCTAATATTGCTAAGTTTACTTTTTGCATTTGTCTTAAATTATATTCCTAGTAAAGAGATTTTAGGTTTGCTCGGTTTGATTCCAATTTTCCTAGGGCTCAAAGTTTTGCTTTTAGGAGATTCTGATGGAGAAGCTATTGCAAAAGATGGTTTGCGCAAAGATAATAAAAACCTGATTTTTCTAGTCGCTATGATTACTTTTGCAAGTTGTGGTGCTGACAATATTGGTGTTTTTGTCCCATATTTTATTACCTTAAATTTAGCGAATTTGATAGTGGCTTTACTTACCTTTCTAGTCATGATTTATCTCTTGGTTTTTTCTGCCCAAAAATTGGCACAAGTCCCTTCTGTTGGAGAAACTTTGGAAAAATATAGCAGATGGTTTATTGCCGTTGTTTATTTAGGATTGGGGATGTATATTCTGATTGAAAACAACAGCTTTGACATGCTAAGGACTGTGTTCGGC
- a CDS encoding helix-turn-helix transcriptional regulator has product MTKESKIITNLKSVRESTGMTQKELADLIGMRRETILHLENNRYNPSLEMALKIAQVFNLKVEDLFELRQKEEA; this is encoded by the coding sequence ATGACCAAAGAAAGCAAGATTATTACTAATCTCAAATCTGTTCGTGAGTCCACAGGCATGACCCAGAAGGAGTTAGCCGACCTCATCGGCATGCGACGCGAGACAATTCTGCACTTGGAAAATAACCGTTACAATCCTTCGCTGGAAATGGCTCTTAAAATTGCTCAAGTTTTTAATCTGAAAGTAGAAGACCTCTTTGAACTCAGACAGAAAGAGGAAGCATAA
- a CDS encoding peptidylprolyl isomerase, protein MKKLATLLLLSTVALAGCTSIQRSLHGDDYVDSSISAEESSKAAAQAAKDLNDALTNENANFPQLSKEVAEDEAEVILHTSQGDIRIKLFPKLAPLAVENFLTHAKDGYYNGITFHRVIDGFMVQTGDPKGDGTGGQSIWHDKDKTKDKGTGFKNEISPYLYNIRGALAMANTGQPNTNGSQFFINQNSTDISAKLPTSKYPKKIIEAYKEGGNPSLDGKHPVFGQVIDGMDIVDKIAKAEKDEKDKPTTAITIDSIEVVKDYDFSKK, encoded by the coding sequence ATGAAAAAACTAGCAACCCTTCTTTTACTATCAACTGTAGCCCTTGCTGGATGTACTAGTATCCAACGCAGTCTGCATGGCGATGACTATGTTGACTCTAGTATCTCAGCTGAAGAAAGTTCTAAAGCAGCTGCTCAGGCTGCCAAAGATTTGAATGACGCTTTAACCAATGAAAATGCCAACTTCCCTCAACTTTCTAAGGAAGTTGCTGAAGATGAAGCCGAAGTCATTCTCCACACAAGTCAGGGTGATATTCGCATCAAACTCTTCCCCAAACTAGCTCCTCTAGCAGTTGAAAACTTCCTTACTCACGCTAAAGATGGCTACTATAACGGCATCACCTTCCACCGTGTCATCGATGGCTTTATGGTCCAAACTGGAGATCCTAAGGGAGATGGTACAGGGGGCCAATCTATCTGGCATGATAAGGATAAAACGAAGGACAAGGGAACTGGTTTCAAAAATGAAATCTCTCCTTACCTATACAATATCCGCGGTGCCCTTGCTATGGCTAATACTGGTCAACCAAATACCAACGGTAGCCAGTTCTTCATCAACCAAAACTCTACAGATATCTCTGCTAAACTCCCTACAAGCAAGTATCCAAAGAAAATCATCGAAGCCTATAAAGAAGGTGGAAATCCAAGTCTAGACGGCAAACACCCAGTCTTTGGCCAAGTCATCGACGGCATGGATATTGTTGACAAGATTGCCAAGGCTGAAAAAGATGAAAAAGACAAACCAACTACTGCTATCACTATCGATAGTATCGAAGTGGTAAAAGATTACGATTTCAGCAAAAAATAA
- a CDS encoding zinc-ribbon domain-containing protein, whose product MILFWGSKGYQKDLGHTQTAIECGHCNNVDTWEIVETGRKFTLYWIPLFPYGKSYFVSCPICHYGKEIEKSEVENYLNY is encoded by the coding sequence ATGATTTTATTTTGGGGTTCTAAAGGTTATCAGAAAGATTTGGGACATACGCAAACTGCGATCGAATGTGGTCACTGTAACAATGTCGACACGTGGGAAATTGTTGAAACAGGGCGCAAATTTACCCTCTACTGGATTCCACTTTTTCCTTATGGTAAAAGTTACTTCGTTTCTTGTCCGATTTGCCACTACGGTAAAGAAATTGAGAAATCTGAAGTTGAAAACTATTTAAATTACTAG